In Thermocrinis minervae, a single genomic region encodes these proteins:
- a CDS encoding DNA-processing protein DprA gives MEKLYTWLKLKAVKGLGEKSIKKLYRHFKNPGLVFEADLKILEQLVGHTRAKNIKSKTFSFDPENVVKVVEKEGIGWTTLDMKDYPKLLKEIEDPPPVLFYVGNLRDIPLVGVVGTRNPDIYSVSFTKEIVQGIVSLNFGVASGGAKGIDYLSHKFCVEAGGYTACFLGMGVLKAPEHLRKTVLKEGVLMSEFLPEEEPAEYTFVRRNRLISGSSLLLLIIEAGEKSGALITAEFAHRQGRPIFAHIGVGKSPRWKGCVKLVNEGIAKAFSDLSDLGLNLQSKRLPEDDLISLLVSPKTFEDLLTLTGMDPRSLMNKLTLYEIEGKIRRNGSYYTIA, from the coding sequence ATGGAAAAGCTCTACACTTGGTTAAAGCTCAAGGCAGTAAAGGGCCTGGGTGAAAAGAGTATAAAGAAGCTCTATCGACACTTCAAAAATCCAGGACTTGTCTTTGAAGCAGACTTAAAGATCCTAGAGCAACTTGTAGGACACACACGTGCAAAGAACATCAAGAGTAAGACCTTTTCCTTCGATCCAGAAAATGTGGTAAAGGTGGTAGAAAAAGAAGGAATAGGCTGGACAACCCTGGACATGAAAGATTACCCTAAGCTTCTCAAGGAGATAGAGGATCCACCCCCTGTTCTCTTCTACGTTGGCAACCTAAGGGACATCCCTCTGGTAGGAGTAGTAGGGACAAGAAACCCGGATATCTACAGCGTAAGCTTTACCAAGGAAATTGTCCAGGGTATTGTTTCCTTGAATTTCGGTGTTGCATCGGGTGGAGCAAAGGGCATAGATTACCTGTCCCACAAATTTTGCGTAGAAGCCGGTGGCTACACGGCATGCTTTTTAGGCATGGGTGTGCTGAAAGCTCCCGAACACCTTAGGAAAACGGTGTTAAAAGAGGGTGTACTCATGTCTGAGTTTCTTCCAGAAGAGGAACCTGCAGAGTACACTTTCGTAAGGAGGAACCGGCTCATAAGTGGATCTTCCCTTCTCCTTTTGATAATAGAAGCTGGAGAGAAAAGTGGAGCTCTTATAACAGCAGAGTTTGCCCACAGACAGGGTAGACCTATCTTCGCTCACATAGGTGTAGGTAAAAGCCCAAGATGGAAAGGATGCGTAAAGCTTGTGAACGAAGGAATAGCAAAAGCCTTCTCCGACCTTTCCGACTTAGGCCTGAACCTTCAGAGCAAAAGATTGCCTGAAGATGACCTTATAAGCCTGCTTGTATCACCTAAGACCTTTGAAGATCTTCTTACGCTAACTGGCATGGACCCAAGGTCCCTCATGAACAAACTCACCCTTTACGAGATAGAAGGTAAGATAAGGAGGAACGGAAGTTACTACACAATCGCCTAA